Sequence from the Actinomycetes bacterium genome:
GCGCTGCTGTACGCCGCCGACCGCGCCGAGCATGTCGCCGCCGTGATCCGCCCCGCGCTGGCTGGCGGCGCCGTCGTCATCACCGACCGATACGTCGACTCCTCGCTCGCCTACCAGGGCGCCGGGCGGACCCTGGCGATCGCCGACGTGGCCCGGCTGTCGGAGTGGGCCACCGAGGGCCTGGTCCCCGACCTGACCGTCGTGCTGGATCTCGACCCGGAGGTCGGGCTGGCCCGTGCGGGCGACCCGGACCGCCTCGAGGCCGAGCCGCTGGACTTCCACCGCCGCGTCCGGCAGGGCTTCCTCGACCTCGCGGCCGCGGCGCCTGCCCGCTATGCGGTCATCGACGCCTCGCGCGATCCCGACGAGGTCTTCGCCGACGTCGCGGCGGCCGTCCTGGCCACGCTCACCCCGTCCCGCCGACCGTGATGCTCCGACCGTGACCCGCCGACCGTGACGTCCTTGCACCGGTCCAGGGGTCCTGAGCGGCACCAACGTCACACTCGCGGCTTGGAGGCCGCGGCCTTGGGGGCTGGTGCGGCACCGGGAGGTGTGGGTGTCGGCCCGACGGCCTAGGGTCCGGAGGGTGAGCGTGTGGGACGTCCTGGTCGGGCAGCAGCGCGCGGTGGAGCGACTCCAGGCGGCCGCCCACGACGCCCGTGAGGCCCTCGCCGGTCGCCCCTCGCCGGCGATGACCCATGCCTGGCTGCTGACCGGGCCGCCGGGGTCGGGGCGCAGCAACGCGGCGCTGGCCTTCGCGGCGGCGTTGGAGTGCGAGGCCGACGTACCCGGCTGCGGCACCTGCCACGCCTGCCGCACCGTCCTCGAGCGGGCCCACGGCGACGTGCGGGTGGTCGAGTCCGAGACGCTGTCGCTGGGGGTCGGTGACGTACGCCGGCTCGTGCACGTCGCCCAGGAGCGGCCGGCGAACGGGCGCTGGACCGTGCTGCTGCTCGAGCAGGCGGACCGGCTCACCGACGAGGCGGCGAACGCGCTGCTCAAGACCCTCGAGGAGCCGCCACCGCGCACGGTCTGGCTCCTCTGCGCCCCCACGTCGGAGGACGTCCTGCCCACCGTGCGCTCCCGGTGCCGCCCGATCGCCCTCGCCGCGCCGAGCGTGCGCGCGATCGCGACGCTGCTGGAGTCCGAGGGCGTGGACCCCTCGATGGCCGCGTTCTGCGCGCGGGCGAGCCTGGGCCATGTCGGGCGCGCCCGTGGGCTCGCTCGGGACGAGGCGTCGCGGCTGCGCCGAGCGGACGTGCTGCGTGTGCCGTTGCAGGTGGACAGCGTCGGCGGCTGCATCGTCGCCGCGGCGAACCTGGTGGAGGTCGCCCAGGCCGACGCCGAGGTGGCGCACGCCGGGCGCGAGGAGCAGGAGCGCGCGGACCTGGAGTTCGTCGTCGGTGACCCGCGCGACGCCAAGGGGCGCAGCCGCGGGGCGGTCGGGGCGTTCAAGGGCCTGGCCGAGGACCAGAAGCGGCGACGGACGAGGACGGTCCGCGACTCCCTCGACCGCGCGTTCATCGACCTGGTCTCCTTCTATCGCGACGTGCTCGCCGTCCAGCTCGGAACCGACGTCGACCTCGTGAACGCCGACGCCGCCCCGGAGATCGAACGGATCGCGCACGTCTCCACCCCGGAGGCGACGCTGCGCCGGATCGACGCCGTCCTCGCCGCCCGGACCGCGATCGACGGCAACGTGGCCCCCCTGCTCGCCGTCGAGGCGATGACGCTGGCCCTGCGCGCCGGCTGACCTCCCGCGATGAGCGTCGAGCTGCGTCCCGCGGAGCCGGCCGACCTCGCCCAGGTCGCGGCGATCTTCGGGCACTACGTGCGCACGAGCTGCGCGACGTTCGAGGAGGTCGTTCCCGAGGTGACGGCGTGGACGACCAAGCTCGACGAGGCCCGCGGTCGGGGCTGGCCGTTCCTGGTCGCCGCCGACGTGGAGCGGGTACGCGGCTTCGCCCGCTGCGCGCCGTGGCGCCCGCCGGCGGCGTACCTGCACACCGCCGAGGAGTCCATCTACCTGGCGCCGGGCGACACCGGACGTGGTCTCGGCACCCGGCTGCTCACCCGCCTCCTCGAGGAGGCGGCGCGCGCCGGGATCCACCAGTTGCTGGCGGTGATCGCCGACACCGGCGACCCGGCGTCGATGCAGCTGCACGAGCGGCTGGGCTTCGCCCGGGTCGGCCTGCTGCGGCGCGTGGGCCTCAAGCAGGGCAGGTGGCTGGACACCGCCATCTACCAGCGCGAGCTCGCCGCCCTCATCTGATCTTCAGGCTCGGCTGAGACGATGGGCACTGGCCGGACGCCGTACGCCGGGTCCGCGCCGCCCCCGAGACCGAGGAGTCCGTGTGCGAGGCGCCGCTGCACCGCGTCGACGTACCCTCGCCGCCGGCGTGCTCGCCCTGGCGGCGCTGGCCGTCGCTGCGTGCACCTCCAGCGGGGCGTCGCCGACCCCCATCCCGGCCAGCCCGGCCGCCGGCAGCGCGAGCGCGACCGTCGCCCCGAGCCCCGACCTGGCCCGGTACTACTCCCAGCACCTGACGTGGAGCGACTGCGGCGGCGGGTTCGACTGCACCAAGCTCACCGTCCCCCTCAACTACGCCGACCCCGCCGCCGGCGACATCCAGCTGGCCGTCATCCGGCTGAAGGCCTCCGGCCACCGCATCGGCTCGCTGCTGGTCAACCCGGGCGGGCCGGGCGCGTCCGGCGTCGACTTCGCGCGAGCCGCGCAGTCGCAGTTCACCTCGCCGCTGCGCGAGGCCTTCGACATCGTGGGCTTCGACCCTCGCGGCGTCGGCGGCAGCGCACCGGTCCGCTGCCTGAGCTCCAGCCAGCTCGACGCCTATTTCGCCGCCGACCCGACCCCGGACACCGCAGCGGAGCAGCAGGCCTACCTCAAGGACCAGGAGGCCTTCGCGGCGGGGTGCGAACGGCGCAGCGGCAAGCTGCTGCCGTACGTCGCCACCGTCGACGCCGCCCGCGACATGGACGTGCTGCGCGCCGCCCTCGGCGACCCGCAGCTGTACTACCTCGGGTCCTCCTACGGGACCTACCTCGGGGCGACGTACGCGGGGCTGTTCCCCAAGCGCGTCGGCCGGATGGTCCTCGACGGCGCCCTCGACCCGACGCTGTCCAACGAGGAGCTGATCCTGGGCCAGGCCAAGGGCTTCCAGGTGGCGCTGGACTCCTTCATCGCCAACTGTGACAAGCGCTCCGACTGCCCGCTGCCCCCGGGGCAGCAGGCGGGCGAGCAGCGCATCACCCAGCTGCTGTCCTCCCTCGACGCCAAGCCCATCCCGAGCGGCCAGGCCGGTCGCCCGCTCACGGAGGGGCTCGCGGTGCTGGGCATC
This genomic interval carries:
- the tmk gene encoding dTMP kinase, with translation MFIAFEGGEGAGKSTQVRRLADALAARGLDVRTTREPGGTPAGRRIRELLLDRASDGLSPRAEALLYAADRAEHVAAVIRPALAGGAVVITDRYVDSSLAYQGAGRTLAIADVARLSEWATEGLVPDLTVVLDLDPEVGLARAGDPDRLEAEPLDFHRRVRQGFLDLAAAAPARYAVIDASRDPDEVFADVAAAVLATLTPSRRP
- a CDS encoding GNAT family N-acetyltransferase; translation: MSVELRPAEPADLAQVAAIFGHYVRTSCATFEEVVPEVTAWTTKLDEARGRGWPFLVAADVERVRGFARCAPWRPPAAYLHTAEESIYLAPGDTGRGLGTRLLTRLLEEAARAGIHQLLAVIADTGDPASMQLHERLGFARVGLLRRVGLKQGRWLDTAIYQRELAALI
- a CDS encoding alpha/beta hydrolase, giving the protein MRGAAAPRRRTLAAGVLALAALAVAACTSSGASPTPIPASPAAGSASATVAPSPDLARYYSQHLTWSDCGGGFDCTKLTVPLNYADPAAGDIQLAVIRLKASGHRIGSLLVNPGGPGASGVDFARAAQSQFTSPLREAFDIVGFDPRGVGGSAPVRCLSSSQLDAYFAADPTPDTAAEQQAYLKDQEAFAAGCERRSGKLLPYVATVDAARDMDVLRAALGDPQLYYLGSSYGTYLGATYAGLFPKRVGRMVLDGALDPTLSNEELILGQAKGFQVALDSFIANCDKRSDCPLPPGQQAGEQRITQLLSSLDAKPIPSGQAGRPLTEGLAVLGISEALYAPEYLDPLLRAGLQEAFAGNGSTLLRLADFYTERRADGSYPNLIEANVAINCADKGSDSSISDVQRVLPQFTQASPVFGPALAWADIACAGWPVPHQPIKAIHAPGAAPILVIGTTRDPATPYAWAQGLASQLDSGHLLTYDGDGHTAYNRGSSCINRAVEDYLVSGTLPAKGLVCH
- a CDS encoding DNA polymerase III subunit delta', which translates into the protein MSVWDVLVGQQRAVERLQAAAHDAREALAGRPSPAMTHAWLLTGPPGSGRSNAALAFAAALECEADVPGCGTCHACRTVLERAHGDVRVVESETLSLGVGDVRRLVHVAQERPANGRWTVLLLEQADRLTDEAANALLKTLEEPPPRTVWLLCAPTSEDVLPTVRSRCRPIALAAPSVRAIATLLESEGVDPSMAAFCARASLGHVGRARGLARDEASRLRRADVLRVPLQVDSVGGCIVAAANLVEVAQADAEVAHAGREEQERADLEFVVGDPRDAKGRSRGAVGAFKGLAEDQKRRRTRTVRDSLDRAFIDLVSFYRDVLAVQLGTDVDLVNADAAPEIERIAHVSTPEATLRRIDAVLAARTAIDGNVAPLLAVEAMTLALRAG